A window of Carassius carassius chromosome 48, fCarCar2.1, whole genome shotgun sequence genomic DNA:
ACTCTGGGAGGGTTCGAGCAGCTGCAGTGCAGTAAAGTCAGTAAACGGGCAGCACTGGGTCTCCCTCCGCTGCCCGAGGACAGTCTCTGTGTGGTGCGGAGCATGAGAGCCGCATCCCCTCCGGCATCCGCCTCCGACCTCATCGAGCAACAACAGAGACGCGCCCGGAGAGACCACAAGGTGCCTGAACCGAAACTTTGACAAACATAAAGGTAGGGAACATAAAATGATAAAGAGAAGATTATAAACCTTTTACATCGTTTCTTCAGGCTCTAATAAAGCAAGACAATCTGGATGCATTTAACGAGAAGGATCCGTATAAAGCCGATGACACCcgtgaagaagaagaggaaaatgATGATAATGACAACTCTATGGAGGCGGAGCCTTTCCCAATAGAGCGTGATGAGGTCATGCCGCCACCCATCCCGCATCCCCCCACTGAGAGAGTCTGTTTCCCCAAGGGTCTACCCTGGGCTCCGAAAGTCAGGTAGGAACTGTTTGATATGGTTTACTTATTAAATATACGTTTTTACTCTATTTCTTTTTTAACAGGGAAAAGGACATCGAGCAGTTCCTGGAGTCCAGCAGGAGTAAATTCATCGGCTACACATTGGGAAAGTGAGTGTGTTTAATGAAGCTTCTATGTTTATTTCCTGTGAGCCGCGGTGAtgcatgtgtgcatttgtgttgcAGTGACACGGATACTGTAGTCGGTTTGCCCAGACCCATACATGAAAGCATCAAAACTCTCAAACAGGTAATTAACATATCAGGCACGACTGATTAACATAACCCCACCCCTGCTCATGCATATTTAATGTTTCCATTCAGATTTCTTCCCACATCCTTCATCATGAAATGAATGGCTTTATATTAATTCAGATTGGATCATGCTAGACCAGTAATCAGTTTGACCGATAAAACATTtgtctgtttattattttatggtTACATTAACTAGATTTTCCAACATGAATTAcaagttttaaatatataatcttgtttgcattttgtaatttatttacattcctattttttaattaattaattgaacaTTGATtccaaaatttaaattaaattaaatttatgcatttagcagacgcttttatccaaagcgacttacagtgcattcaggctatcaaatttcacctatcatgtgttcccggggaatcgaacccacaaccttgcgcttgataaagcagtgctctaccaattgagctacaggaacacgttattttaaatttttattggttataaatcaatgtcaaatttatattattaaaaacgtAAGACTAATGAATAATATTAGTTGCTGGAAGAGCTATTTATCATGATTgataatattaaacaattatcAAATATATACCTTATGTGTTTTTAATGAACTATTAATAATTTAgttgttatataattataaaacatagttgagtcagtgtgtgtgtgtgtgtatatatatatatatatatatatatatatatatatatatatatatatatatattgcatttgtcattaaatgtttttgttagttAAAACTGATTATAATAATAGCGGAGTTATAATAATTGaacacattattttgtttattattgatcaattattgtaacttttttttcatgtttgtgtcTTTTATACTTCTGTCATATTTCTGTTGGcacttttataaaaacaataaaccatTTTAACAGTGAATGTTATTATAGAGTTCTGTGGCTAACTGCTGTAATGAAATGCATTAATGCCTGTCGTAACATTTAGTTTGTGTGTTCACTTCAGCACAAGTATGTGTCCATCGCTGAGGTCCAGATCGCTAAAGAAGAGGAGTATCAGAAGACCCCTCTCTCCGGCGTGAGTCACTGTACACCGATAGAGCTTCAGTATGACGTCTGATGATGAGCTTataacacacactgtctgtgtttgtgtgtttagggTGAGGAAGAGCTGGAGTTGTGTGCCATAGAGCTCTTATACCAGGGTATTTTACCCAGTTTACCACAGTATATGGTGAGAAACTGTCCCTTACACACCAGTCCCACTGCATTTGAGCCAATCTCATACTGACAggctttgtgtgtatgtgtgtgcatgtgtgttcagATTGCTCTGCTGAAGATCCTGTTGGCAGCTGCTCCCACATCCAAAGCCAAGACCGACTCCATCAACATCCTGGCGGACGTGCTGCCCGAGGAAATGCCGTAAGACACTGTTAAACAGCATAGCTTTCCCTGAATCAGCTCGCAAACTAATGATCTGAATGAGTCAGACAACTGACTCACTGAATCAGAGTGATTATCTTAACCTGAGTCCGTGTCTAAAGCTGAATTGGAGAGTCAAATCAAAACACAAGCTCGCCTCACCATCACTCCGCTGAGTTGTCATGGCAACAGCGCGCTCCTGTCTTCAGATGCTGTAAAAATATCCCCTGCGTTATCAGTATTCATCTCATTCTCTCTGGAATACCTGATTGCCATTTGGATAAATGTGTGTGTCTCGGGgctattttagtgtaatttttgttaatattttacatttgttattttatgttctatttttatttgaattagttttaataattttgttgtgcttttgtaatgttaagttttttttttattaagtctaTATAGTTGTTTATTTCggttttacttattttagtacataaagtactttagaaatgagaaatgttgtcttggcagctagctgaaattaactgtttttatattttattttactaagtttgaaaacattttagttaactAATAACCCTGTTTGAAGTCGATGTGAAAAATTTCATGAGTAAAATTCTGTCATGTCAATAGAATCAGTGAGATTTAGGGTTTAATGATAGAGTAGAAACTAAAATGtcaataaattgtttaaaatgaactTTAACCACTTtttggccccgtccacacggagacgcaaAATTTCACAGGTGAAATCCAGTAATTACAATAGGAattgacttctgtgtgagcaaTGCTTCATACATTAAGCTAATGAAAATAGACAATGGATATTATTTGCCCGCAAAATTTTGATGCAACTTTGCTAATGTGACCATACCTCAAGTGTGCATGGTTTGACAGTCTGTCTGTTACCTCTCTCTAGCACTACGGTTCTTCAGAGCATGAAGTTGGGCGTAGATGTTAATCGCCATAAAGAAATTATTGTCAAAGCCATTTCAgccatactgctgctgctgctgaagcaTTTCAAACTCAACCACGTCTATCAGGTACACAGACAAACAACTTTGAAGATGTTTGTCCAGATAATTGTCTTACCCTAAGGGTACCCCACATTTTACACTTGCAGTAACTGCTTGTGCTTCACATTTATagtaaaagtttattttgtgAGTACACTTACAAAACTTTCCTGCTGTAGTTTGAGTACATGGCGCAGCATCTGGTGTTTGCCAACTGCATCCCGCTGATCCTGAAGTTCTTCAACCAGAACATCATGTCCTACATCACTGCTAAAAACAGGTGAACCTTCATGTCAACCTCGGTTCATTTCAGACCCTCAAAAGATCTCTTCATGTGTCAGAATGACCTGGAGTATGAAGATTGCACTTCCTTTAACTGCTGTTAATTGCTCATGTGATGCGCTATGAGTAATGACATCTGTCATATCTCTTTCGGCAGTATCTCGGCTCTGGATTTCCCACACTGCGTTGTTCATGAGCTTCCTGAACTCACTGCTGAGAGTCTGGTGAGAACAAAAATATGCACCTGAATGTGTCTAATGCTCATGTGAGTGAGTCTTTGAGCTCTTTGATGTGTTTTGATCACAGGAAGCTGGTGATAACAATCAGTTCTGCTGGAGGAACTTATTCTCCTGTATTAATCTATTGCGTATCCTGAATAAACTCACCAAATGGAAGCACTCCAGGACCATGGTGAGAtgccacacacacaaaccaaacaGGTTTCGCTTTAGAACAACATGTGTTATACCTGGAGAGAGTGTTTATTTCAAATTTGACACTTTTCTAGATGTTGGTAGTGTTCAAATCAGCTCCGATCTTGAAGAGGGCGCTGAAGGTCAAGCAGGCCATGATGCAACTCTATGTGCTCAAACTGCTTAAAGTCCAGACAAAGTATCTAGGAAGGCAATGGAGAAAGAGCAACATGAAAACCATGTCGGCGATATACCAGAAAGTGCGCCATCGCCTCAACGATGACTGGGCCTACGGAAACGGTGAGTAGGTGAAGAACCTAGGggtttttaataaatgatttgatgcattatttatttaacttgaAACATTTGTAGAGTCAGAACTAAAGTTCTGTCTCCGACAGCAGACCTGGACGCTCGCCCGTGGGATTTCCAGGCGGAAGAGTGCGCCCTACGTGCCAGCATTGAACGGTTCAACAGCCGACGCTACGATAAGAGCCAGAGCAACCCCGAATTCCTCCCGGTGGACAACTGTCTGCAAAGCGTGCTTGGACAGCGGATTGACCTTCCGGAAGACTTCCAAATGAACTATGACCTTTGGCTGGAGCGGGAGGTCTTTTCCAAACCCATTTCCTGGGAAGAACTCCTGCAGTGAATGAACCGTGCTACAGCACTTCTTCACTACAGCGGTTGTGAAAATAATCCAGGGTAAAACTCTGTCGACTACACTACGCTTACTAGAGTCCAGCAACAGGGACCATCTCCTGTGTGTCTGTAATATAATGGCACGTCTGTAGTAAACCTGCAATTTTTATTCTTAGAAAGGGAACTTTGATAGTCGGAGGTGTTAGGAGgtcaattttatgtttattttattgttcttgctgcttttttttttaattgtctgtAACAGAATATTAAACCTGAGGTTATTGTGCAAGACTGTAATTATCccagagtgtttttttttgtatgtgtttttcatTGTATGactttaagcattattttttttttattttacctttg
This region includes:
- the strip1 gene encoding striatin-interacting protein 1 homolog isoform X2 yields the protein MEGVGLSANNKQKQNQMLPNKTRGEFTRNQRKDSEGLSEAPDLEFEYSDADNWAVELSELYSYTEGPEFLLNRKCFEEDFHTHMPDQKWTKLDLVQHRAHAMRLLDGLDVIGREHRLKVARAILYMAQGTFGECSSELEVQHWMRYNSFLLLDVGAFTALLELLNMEIDNSAACSSAVRKPAISLADSTDLRVLLNIMYLMVETIQCEEPTDSPEWRTIRETFKSELGSPLYNHEPVSVMLFGMVTKFCSGHAPHFPMKKVLLLLWKTILFTLGGFEQLQCSKVSKRAALGLPPLPEDSLCVVRSMRAASPPASASDLIEQQQRRARRDHKALIKQDNLDAFNEKDPYKADDTREEEEENDDNDNSMEAEPFPIERDEVMPPPIPHPPTERVCFPKGLPWAPKVREKDIEQFLESSRSKFIGYTLGNDTDTVVGLPRPIHESIKTLKQHKYVSIAEVQIAKEEEYQKTPLSGGEEELELCAIELLYQGILPSLPQYMIALLKILLAAAPTSKAKTDSINILADVLPEEMPTTVLQSMKLGVDVNRHKEIIVKAISAILLLLLKHFKLNHVYQFEYMAQHLVFANCIPLILKFFNQNIMSYITAKNSISALDFPHCVVHELPELTAESLEAGDNNQFCWRNLFSCINLLRILNKLTKWKHSRTMMLVVFKSAPILKRALKVKQAMMQLYVLKLLKVQTKYLGRQWRKSNMKTMSAIYQKVRHRLNDDWAYGNDLDARPWDFQAEECALRASIERFNSRRYDKSQSNPEFLPVDNCLQSVLGQRIDLPEDFQMNYDLWLEREVFSKPISWEELLQ
- the strip1 gene encoding striatin-interacting protein 1 homolog isoform X1 translates to MEGVGLSANNKQKQNQMLPNKTRGEFTRNQRKDSEGLSEAPDLEFEYSDADNWAVELSELYSYTEGPEFLLNRKCFEEDFHTHMPDQKWTKLDLVQHRAHAMRLLDGLDVIGREHRLKVARAILYMAQGTFGECSSELEVQHWMRYNSFLLLDVGAFTALLELLNMEIDNSAACSSAVRKPAISLADSTDLRVLLNIMYLMVETIQCEEPTDSPEWRTIRETFKSELGSPLYNHEPVSVMLFGMVTKFCSGHAPHFPMKKVLLLLWKTILFTLGGFEQLQCSKVSKRAALGLPPLPEDSLCVVRSMRAASPPASASDLIEQQQRRARRDHKALIKQDNLDAFNEKDPYKADDTREEEEENDDNDNSMEAEPFPIERDEVMPPPIPHPPTERVCFPKGLPWAPKVREKDIEQFLESSRSKFIGYTLGNDTDTVVGLPRPIHESIKTLKQHKYVSIAEVQIAKEEEYQKTPLSGGEEELELCAIELLYQGILPSLPQYMIALLKILLAAAPTSKAKTDSINILADVLPEEMPTTVLQSMKLGVDVNRHKEIIVKAISAILLLLLKHFKLNHVYQFEYMAQHLVFANCIPLILKFFNQNIMSYITAKNSISALDFPHCVVHELPELTAESLEAGDNNQFCWRNLFSCINLLRILNKLTKWKHSRTMMLVVFKSAPILKRALKVKQAMMQLYVLKLLKVQTKYLGRQWRKSNMKTMSAIYQKVRHRLNDDWAYGNADLDARPWDFQAEECALRASIERFNSRRYDKSQSNPEFLPVDNCLQSVLGQRIDLPEDFQMNYDLWLEREVFSKPISWEELLQ